The Brachionichthys hirsutus isolate HB-005 chromosome 1, CSIRO-AGI_Bhir_v1, whole genome shotgun sequence genome has a window encoding:
- the rcn1 gene encoding reticulocalbin-1 yields the protein MDVFGFVCAALLCAAAVRSKPTLRKDRVIYHDPELARQALEDNTSFQYDHEAFLGKEEARTFDQLSPEESKDRLGKIVERIDGDSDGSITTAELKAWIKRVQKRYVYENVAKVWKDYDLNKNNKVSWDEYKQATYGYYLANPEEFDDATDQFSFKKMLPRDERRFKNADLNGDSAADREEFTSFLHPEEFEHMKDIVVLETLEDIDKNGDGHVDEDEYIADMFAHEDGGPEPDWVKTEREQFSDFRDLNKDGKMDRDEIRHWIMPQDYDHAQAEARHLVYESDQDKDQMLTKEEILENWNMFVGSQATNYGEDLTRNHDEL from the exons ATGGACGTCTTCGGCTTCGTGTGCGCCGCGCTCCTTTGCGCCGCCGCCGTGCGCTCCAAGCCGACGTTAAGAAAAGACCGAGTCATTTATCACGACCCGGAGCTGGCCAGGCAGGCCCTCGAAGACAACACGAGCTTCCAGTACGACCATGAGGCCTTCCTCGGCAAAGAGGAGGCCAGAACATTTGACCAGCTCAGCCCGGAGGAGAGCAAGGACCGGCTCGG GAAAATAGTGGAGCGGATAGACGGAGATTCCGACGGCTCCATCACCACAGCCGAACTCAAGGCTTGGATAAAGCGCGTGCAGAAGCGTTACGTGTACGAGAATGTGGCAAAGGTGTGGAAGGATTATGAtctgaacaaaaacaacaaggtTTCATGGGACGAGTACAAGCAGGCTACATACGGATATTATCTCG CCAACCCAGAGGAGTTTGATGATGCAACAGACCAGTTCAGCTTCAAGAAAATGCTTCCCCGGGACGAGAGGAGGTTTAAAAACGCAGATCTGAACGGCGACTCGGCCGCCGACAGGGAGGAGTTCACGTCCTTCCTCCACCCCGAGGAGTTTGAGCATATGAAGGATATCGTGGTTCTG GAAACCCTGGAGGACATTGACAAGAATGGCGACGGACACGTGGATGAAGACGAATACATCG CTGACATGTTTGCTCATGAGGATGGGGGTCCTGAGCCGGACTGGGTCAAGACCGAGAGGGAACAGTTCTCGGACTTTCGAGATTTGAACAAAGATGGTAAAATGGACCGGGATGAAATCCGACACTGGATTATGCCGCAAGACTATGACCACGCCCAAGCTGAGGCCAGACACCTGGTGTACGAGTCTGACCAGGACAAG GACCAGATGCTGACCAAAGAAGAGATCCTTGAAAATTGGAACATGTTTGTGGGAAGTCAGGCCACAAACTACGGAGAAGACCTCACCAGGAACCACGATGAGCTCTGA